A genome region from Brienomyrus brachyistius isolate T26 chromosome 23, BBRACH_0.4, whole genome shotgun sequence includes the following:
- the LOC125719068 gene encoding F-actin-uncapping protein LRRC16A-like isoform X1, giving the protein MSEGVSDVPADLLESVKDAVGRKTRLILKKKVKLEAKGDKLENKILALSFHRIYLLSTRLPSKVEQTFNYLELQGITSNKPVQLLLEFDRGLVSLKLASSEDVDEVLAHVGVRLQEICMSPARMMKKLSVEPPERMSHLQALWENVPEPGPCGGFSQTYKCVCDWLGLPYRDEVQWDVDTIYLTQDTRELNLQDFIHLENRDLVAILAVLEYNQWFTKLSIKDYKLSTDVCEQILRVVSRSSRLEELVLDNAGLKIDFAQKLASALALNPNSTLHTIILANNSLEDRGIAALTSQFAKMRAGLRHLNLSKTSLSPKGVNHLAQSLSASQVIPSTLTHLDLSGNVLRGDDLQNLYNFLSQPNNLVMLDLSNTDCSLDQVCASLLRGSVQHLSVLNMSKSIFPHRKGREIPPSFKQFFSSALVLSSVNVSGTKLPLEALKALLLGIACNPNLKDVSLDLSSCELRSGGSQILEGCIAEIPNISSLDISDNGLDSDLTTLLVWLAKNQSIRHLALGKNFNNIKSKNLAPVLDNLVHMIQEEESPLTSLSLADSKLKSDLTIVLNALGSNTSLTKVDISGNGMGDMGAKMLAKALQINTKLRTVIWDRNNVSPQGLQDVAAALEKNFTIRFMPIPIIDASQALKANPEKTEDALLRMESYLFRNHETRKYLQGQAYRLQQGIVTTTTQQVIDRVCVKVQDHLNSLRYTEKDAIQEDMKMAENVIKDARNSKRLLPNLYHLGATSREDVNGSFAGPIHAKLESMAGEVTDVMDEQLQTMLKSMVDAAEALCPCVMKKSHLRQELIKAGAGRMVVPRSFVKATLLEQSGVDIINKISDVKLTMASFLSDRIVDEVLESLSRSQHILAEHLARKGKPLQQQESLEAELQEEVAPVIANQEPVEVERLEDMDTCMMTPISKRKSIHSRMLRPVSRAFEMEFDLDKALEDVPIHIEDPPLPPRVETPPPPPTVETPPPEVMEELPSEEASKLEHYTKLRPKRNKKMKSSSMPNPISFQLTNSSPSQEDEQINPAARVDEGIDEFFSKKITKMGSKRSSLKSSSSQERDTKRESRKSGFLNLIMSRSSKHDKGQPAPAAPGPVATEEPLSPRSEPAKVTEPKAPPIEQGRAVDHPEELKVPDSVDHHLEGEGKASPMGGRRCRIQVMGTGLLAEMKAKQEKRAAGAHKMVNSPACAEKPTGSDPGRPAPPDSRPLGVPKGETVTGPSERPPMSDGKPEAAPRSRNPSCNLSPVSPKPPPLTSKPSLINRPSVPQKPRTSSSRSIDEHPETTSGNACPKASVLPYGPKRAPSDSEKECPSSLPLSVLEAAEPLGDGSPFDSDPEAERPAATVKLASLRQCSASAAEEVDEQERRKSLPRHERPASIADATVHLSGGSLSTEDGGPRTKDRDKNQASESAEAAEEPVKDILT; this is encoded by the exons AAAGCGTTAAGGATGCCGTGGGTCGGAAGACCAGGCTGATCTTGAAGAAGAAGGTAAAACTGGAGGCAAAAGGTGACAAGTTGGAGAACAAGATTCTG GCTTTGTCCTTCCATCGGATCTACCTTCTGAGCACCCGTCTCCCCAGCAAG GTCGAGCAGACCTTTAATTATCTGGAGCTCCAGGGAATCACGAGTAACAAGCCTGTGCAG CTGCTGCTGGAGTTTGACAGGGGCCTTGTATCTCTGAAGTTGGCCTCCTCCGAGGACGTGGATGAGGTTCTGGCTCACGTCGGTGTCCGTCTGCAGGAGATCTGCATGTCCCCTGC GAGGATGATGAAGAAGCTGTCTGTGGAGCCGCCCGAGCGGATGTCCCACCTGCAGGCCCTGTGGGAGAATGTTCCGGAACCCGGACCTTGTG GGGGCTTTTCCCAGACCTACAAGTGTGTTTGTGACTGGCTGGGGCTtccttacagagatgaggtgcAGTGG GATGTGGACACAATCTATTTGACTCAAGACACAAGGGAGCTCAACTTACAAGACTTCATTCATCTTGAAAACAG AGACCTAGTGGCCATCCTTGCCGTCCTTGAATACAACCAGTGGTTCACGAAGCTCTCGATAAAGGATTACAAGCTG TCTACAGATGTGTGTGAGCAGATTCTCCGTGTGGTGTCTCGCTCATCTCGCCTGGAGGAGCTTGTCCTGGACAACGCCGGGCTCAAAAT CGATTTCGCACAGAAGTTGGCCAGTGCCCTGGCCTTGAACCCCAACTCCACACTTCACACCATCATCCTGGCCAACAACTCCTTGGAGGACAGAG GAATTGCTGCCCTGACCTCGCAGTTTGCCAAAATGCGAGCAGGACTCAGGCATCTCAATCTCTCCAAGACCTCGCTATCACCTAAAG GAGTAAACCACCTTGCCCAGTCACTCAGTGCTAGCCAGGTTATTCCCAGCACGCTGACCCACCTGGACCTGTCTGGGAATGTCCTTCGAGGGGACGACCTCCAA AATCTGTACAACTTCCTAAGCCAGCCAAACAATCTGGTCATGTTGGATCTCTCTAACACCGACTGCTCCCTCGATCAG GTGTGCGCTTCTTTGCTGCGGGGCTCCGTACAACACCTGTCTGTACTCAACATGTCAAAGAGTATCTTTCCTCACCG GAAGGGCAGAGAGATCCCTCCCTCTTTCAAGCAGTTCTTCAGCAGCGCTCTGGTCCTGAGTAGTGTCAACGTGTCGGGAACCAAACTCCCCCTGGAAGCACTTAA GGCTCTCCTGCTGGGCATTGCCTGCAACCCTAATCTGAAGGACGTCTCTCTGGACCTCAGCTCCTGTGAG CTGAGGTCTGGGGGCTCTCAGATCCTAGAGGGCTGCATTGCAGAGATCCCCAACATCTCTAGCTTGGATATCTCTGACAACG GTCTGGACTCTGACTTGACTACCCTTCTTGTTTGGCTTGCCAAAAATCAGTCTATCCGCCACCTGGCCCTGGGGAAGAACTTTAACAACATCAAATCAAA AAACTTGGCACCTGTCTTGGACAACTTGGTGCACATGATACAGGAGGAGGAGTCG CCCCTCACGTCGCTCTCATTGGCTGACTCCAAGTTGAAGAGTGACCTGACCATCGTTCTGAATGCCCTGGGCAGCAACACTTCCCTCACCAAGGTGGATATCAGCGGAAATGGGATGGGTGACATGGGGGCCAAGATGCTGGCCAAAGCCCTGCAGATCAACACCAAACTCAG GACGGTCATTTGGGACAGGAACAACGTGAGCCCTCAAGGTCTGCAGGATGTGGCAGCTGCTCTGGAAAA GAACTTCACCATCCGCTTCATGCCCATCCCCATCATTGATGCCTCCCAGGCCCTCAAAGCCAACCCAGAGAAGACAGAGGATGCATTGCTGAGG ATGGAAAGCTACTTGTTCCGGAATCACGAGACCCGCAAGTACCTACAGGGGCAGGCATACCGACTTCAGCAGGGTATTGTCACAACGACCACCCAACAG GTCATAGACAGGGTCTGTGTCAAAGTTCAGGACCACCTCAACTCCCTGAGGTACACAGAGAAAGATGCCATTCAGGAGGACATGAAGATGGCCGAGAACGTCATAAAGGATGCTCGAAACTCCAAACGA CTTTTGCCCAACCTATACCACCTTGGTGCCACCTCCCGTGAGGACGTCAATGGCTCCTTCGCTGGCCCCATTCATGCCAAGCTGGAGTCTATGGCTGGGGAAGTGACCGATGTCATGGATGAGCAGCTACAG ACCATGCTCAAGTCCATGGTGGATGCAGCAGAAGCACTATGTCCCTGCGTGATGAAGAAGTCCCACTTGCGGCAGGAGCTGATCAAGGCTGGTGCTGGCAGGATGGTAGTCCCCCGCAGTTTTGTCAAAGCCACTCTGCTGGAGCAGTCTGGTGTGGATATCATCAACAAGATCAG CGATGTGAAGCTCACCATGGCCTCCTTCCTCTCTGATCGCATTGTTGATGAGGTTTTGGAGTCTCTCTCCAGATCCCAGCATATTCTG GCAGAGCACCTGGCCAGGAAGGGAAAGCCACTGCAGCAACAGGAATCCCTAGAGGCGGAGCTCCAAGAGGAGGTGGCCCCTGTGATAGCCAATCAGGAGCCTGTGGAGGTGGAGAGACTGGAAGATATGGACACATGCATG ATGACGCCCATTTCTAAGAGGAAGAGTATCCACAGCAGAATGCTGCGGCCAGTCTCCAGGGCCTTCG AGATGGAGTTTGACCTGGATAAGGCCCTAGAAGATGTGCCCATTCATATCGAGGACCCACCCCTGCCACCCAGGGTGGAGACGCCACCTCCTCCGCCCACAGTGGAAACACCTCCCCCAGAGGTGATGGAGGAGCTACCTTCAGAGGAGGCTAGCAAGCTGGAGCACTACACAAAGCTCCGGCCCAAGAGGAACAAGAAGATGAAGTCCAGCAGTATGCCG aACCCGATCTCCTTTCAGCTGACGAACAGCAGTCCCTCGCAGGAGGATGAGCAGATCAATCCCGCGGCAAGGGTGGATGAGGGCATCGATGAGTTCTTCTCTAAGAAAATCACTAAGATGGGATCTAA GCGGTCGTCTCTTAAGAGCTCCAGCTCCCAGGAGCGGGACACGAAACGGGAATCTCGGAAGAGCGGGTTCCTCAACCTCATCATGTCCCGCTCCTCCAAGCACGACAAGGGCCAGCCGGCCCCTGCTGCGCCGGGGCCTGTAGCAACAGAGGAGCCGTTGTCCCCCAGGTCCGAGCCGGCGAAGGTCACTGAGCCCAAGGCCCCTCCCATCGAGCAAGGCAGAGCGGTGGATCACCCTGAGGAACTGAAGGTTCCTGATTCCGTGGATCATCACCTGGAGGGAGAAGGGAAGGCCAGCCCCATGGGAGGCCGCCGGTGTAGGATTCAGGTGATGGGCACCGGCCTCCTGGCTGAAATGAAGGCCAAGCAGGAGAAGAGGGCAGCTGGAGCCCACAAG ATGGTCAACTCCCCTGCCTGTGCCGAGAAGCCCACAGGCAGTGACCCAG GGCGCCCAGCTCCACCCGACAGCAGGCCGCTGGGGGTCCCTAAAGGAGAGACTGTGACGGGCCCCTCAGAGAGGCCCCCCATGAGCGACGGGAAGCCGGAGGCTGCACCCAGGAGCCGTAATCCTTCCTGTAACCTCTCCCCTGTCAGCCCCAAGCCCCCGCCACTGACTAGCAAGCCCTCCCTAATCAACAGGCCCTCTGTGCCTCAGAAACCTCGAACCAGCAGCAGCCGCAGCATAG ACGAACATCCCGAGACTACCAGTGGGAATGCGTGTCCAAAGGCGTCAGTGCTGCCGTACGGCCCAAAGAGGGCGCCCTCGGACAGTGAGAAGGAGTGCCCAAGCAGCCTTCCCTTGTCTGTTCTGGAAG CAGCAGAGCCCCTTGGAGATGGGAGCCCATTTGACTCTGACCCAGAAGCGGAGCGGCCTGCCGCCACTGTGAAGCTCGCGTCTCTGCGGCAGTGCTCCGCTAGTGCTGCCGAGGAAGTGGACGAGCAAGAGCGCAGGAAGTCCCTCCCCCGACACG AGCGACCAGCCTCCATAGCAGATGCTACTGTCCACCTGAGTGGGGGATCCCTCAGCACTGAGGATGGAGGCCCCAGGACCAAGGACAGAGACAAGAACCAAGCAAGCGAGTCTGCAGAAGCTGCGGAGGAGCCTGTGAAAGACAttttaacataa
- the LOC125719068 gene encoding F-actin-uncapping protein LRRC16A-like isoform X5 — MSPARMMKKLSVEPPERMSHLQALWENVPEPGPCGGFSQTYKCVCDWLGLPYRDEVQWDVDTIYLTQDTRELNLQDFIHLENRDLVAILAVLEYNQWFTKLSIKDYKLSTDVCEQILRVVSRSSRLEELVLDNAGLKIDFAQKLASALALNPNSTLHTIILANNSLEDRGIAALTSQFAKMRAGLRHLNLSKTSLSPKGVNHLAQSLSASQVIPSTLTHLDLSGNVLRGDDLQNLYNFLSQPNNLVMLDLSNTDCSLDQVCASLLRGSVQHLSVLNMSKSIFPHRKGREIPPSFKQFFSSALVLSSVNVSGTKLPLEALKALLLGIACNPNLKDVSLDLSSCELRSGGSQILEGCIAEIPNISSLDISDNGLDSDLTTLLVWLAKNQSIRHLALGKNFNNIKSKNLAPVLDNLVHMIQEEESPLTSLSLADSKLKSDLTIVLNALGSNTSLTKVDISGNGMGDMGAKMLAKALQINTKLRTVIWDRNNVSPQGLQDVAAALEKNFTIRFMPIPIIDASQALKANPEKTEDALLRMESYLFRNHETRKYLQGQAYRLQQGIVTTTTQQVIDRVCVKVQDHLNSLRYTEKDAIQEDMKMAENVIKDARNSKRLLPNLYHLGATSREDVNGSFAGPIHAKLESMAGEVTDVMDEQLQTMLKSMVDAAEALCPCVMKKSHLRQELIKAGAGRMVVPRSFVKATLLEQSGVDIINKISDVKLTMASFLSDRIVDEVLESLSRSQHILAEHLARKGKPLQQQESLEAELQEEVAPVIANQEPVEVERLEDMDTCMMTPISKRKSIHSRMLRPVSRAFEMEFDLDKALEDVPIHIEDPPLPPRVETPPPPPTVETPPPEVMEELPSEEASKLEHYTKLRPKRNKKMKSSSMPNPISFQLTNSSPSQEDEQINPAARVDEGIDEFFSKKITKMGSKRSSLKSSSSQERDTKRESRKSGFLNLIMSRSSKHDKGQPAPAAPGPVATEEPLSPRSEPAKVTEPKAPPIEQGRAVDHPEELKVPDSVDHHLEGEGKASPMGGRRCRIQVMGTGLLAEMKAKQEKRAAGAHKMVNSPACAEKPTGSDPGRPAPPDSRPLGVPKGETVTGPSERPPMSDGKPEAAPRSRNPSCNLSPVSPKPPPLTSKPSLINRPSVPQKPRTSSSRSIDEHPETTSGNACPKASVLPYGPKRAPSDSEKECPSSLPLSVLEAAEPLGDGSPFDSDPEAERPAATVKLASLRQCSASAAEEVDEQERRKSLPRHERPASIADATVHLSGGSLSTEDGGPRTKDRDKNQASESAEAAEEPVKDILT; from the exons ATGTCCCCTGC GAGGATGATGAAGAAGCTGTCTGTGGAGCCGCCCGAGCGGATGTCCCACCTGCAGGCCCTGTGGGAGAATGTTCCGGAACCCGGACCTTGTG GGGGCTTTTCCCAGACCTACAAGTGTGTTTGTGACTGGCTGGGGCTtccttacagagatgaggtgcAGTGG GATGTGGACACAATCTATTTGACTCAAGACACAAGGGAGCTCAACTTACAAGACTTCATTCATCTTGAAAACAG AGACCTAGTGGCCATCCTTGCCGTCCTTGAATACAACCAGTGGTTCACGAAGCTCTCGATAAAGGATTACAAGCTG TCTACAGATGTGTGTGAGCAGATTCTCCGTGTGGTGTCTCGCTCATCTCGCCTGGAGGAGCTTGTCCTGGACAACGCCGGGCTCAAAAT CGATTTCGCACAGAAGTTGGCCAGTGCCCTGGCCTTGAACCCCAACTCCACACTTCACACCATCATCCTGGCCAACAACTCCTTGGAGGACAGAG GAATTGCTGCCCTGACCTCGCAGTTTGCCAAAATGCGAGCAGGACTCAGGCATCTCAATCTCTCCAAGACCTCGCTATCACCTAAAG GAGTAAACCACCTTGCCCAGTCACTCAGTGCTAGCCAGGTTATTCCCAGCACGCTGACCCACCTGGACCTGTCTGGGAATGTCCTTCGAGGGGACGACCTCCAA AATCTGTACAACTTCCTAAGCCAGCCAAACAATCTGGTCATGTTGGATCTCTCTAACACCGACTGCTCCCTCGATCAG GTGTGCGCTTCTTTGCTGCGGGGCTCCGTACAACACCTGTCTGTACTCAACATGTCAAAGAGTATCTTTCCTCACCG GAAGGGCAGAGAGATCCCTCCCTCTTTCAAGCAGTTCTTCAGCAGCGCTCTGGTCCTGAGTAGTGTCAACGTGTCGGGAACCAAACTCCCCCTGGAAGCACTTAA GGCTCTCCTGCTGGGCATTGCCTGCAACCCTAATCTGAAGGACGTCTCTCTGGACCTCAGCTCCTGTGAG CTGAGGTCTGGGGGCTCTCAGATCCTAGAGGGCTGCATTGCAGAGATCCCCAACATCTCTAGCTTGGATATCTCTGACAACG GTCTGGACTCTGACTTGACTACCCTTCTTGTTTGGCTTGCCAAAAATCAGTCTATCCGCCACCTGGCCCTGGGGAAGAACTTTAACAACATCAAATCAAA AAACTTGGCACCTGTCTTGGACAACTTGGTGCACATGATACAGGAGGAGGAGTCG CCCCTCACGTCGCTCTCATTGGCTGACTCCAAGTTGAAGAGTGACCTGACCATCGTTCTGAATGCCCTGGGCAGCAACACTTCCCTCACCAAGGTGGATATCAGCGGAAATGGGATGGGTGACATGGGGGCCAAGATGCTGGCCAAAGCCCTGCAGATCAACACCAAACTCAG GACGGTCATTTGGGACAGGAACAACGTGAGCCCTCAAGGTCTGCAGGATGTGGCAGCTGCTCTGGAAAA GAACTTCACCATCCGCTTCATGCCCATCCCCATCATTGATGCCTCCCAGGCCCTCAAAGCCAACCCAGAGAAGACAGAGGATGCATTGCTGAGG ATGGAAAGCTACTTGTTCCGGAATCACGAGACCCGCAAGTACCTACAGGGGCAGGCATACCGACTTCAGCAGGGTATTGTCACAACGACCACCCAACAG GTCATAGACAGGGTCTGTGTCAAAGTTCAGGACCACCTCAACTCCCTGAGGTACACAGAGAAAGATGCCATTCAGGAGGACATGAAGATGGCCGAGAACGTCATAAAGGATGCTCGAAACTCCAAACGA CTTTTGCCCAACCTATACCACCTTGGTGCCACCTCCCGTGAGGACGTCAATGGCTCCTTCGCTGGCCCCATTCATGCCAAGCTGGAGTCTATGGCTGGGGAAGTGACCGATGTCATGGATGAGCAGCTACAG ACCATGCTCAAGTCCATGGTGGATGCAGCAGAAGCACTATGTCCCTGCGTGATGAAGAAGTCCCACTTGCGGCAGGAGCTGATCAAGGCTGGTGCTGGCAGGATGGTAGTCCCCCGCAGTTTTGTCAAAGCCACTCTGCTGGAGCAGTCTGGTGTGGATATCATCAACAAGATCAG CGATGTGAAGCTCACCATGGCCTCCTTCCTCTCTGATCGCATTGTTGATGAGGTTTTGGAGTCTCTCTCCAGATCCCAGCATATTCTG GCAGAGCACCTGGCCAGGAAGGGAAAGCCACTGCAGCAACAGGAATCCCTAGAGGCGGAGCTCCAAGAGGAGGTGGCCCCTGTGATAGCCAATCAGGAGCCTGTGGAGGTGGAGAGACTGGAAGATATGGACACATGCATG ATGACGCCCATTTCTAAGAGGAAGAGTATCCACAGCAGAATGCTGCGGCCAGTCTCCAGGGCCTTCG AGATGGAGTTTGACCTGGATAAGGCCCTAGAAGATGTGCCCATTCATATCGAGGACCCACCCCTGCCACCCAGGGTGGAGACGCCACCTCCTCCGCCCACAGTGGAAACACCTCCCCCAGAGGTGATGGAGGAGCTACCTTCAGAGGAGGCTAGCAAGCTGGAGCACTACACAAAGCTCCGGCCCAAGAGGAACAAGAAGATGAAGTCCAGCAGTATGCCG aACCCGATCTCCTTTCAGCTGACGAACAGCAGTCCCTCGCAGGAGGATGAGCAGATCAATCCCGCGGCAAGGGTGGATGAGGGCATCGATGAGTTCTTCTCTAAGAAAATCACTAAGATGGGATCTAA GCGGTCGTCTCTTAAGAGCTCCAGCTCCCAGGAGCGGGACACGAAACGGGAATCTCGGAAGAGCGGGTTCCTCAACCTCATCATGTCCCGCTCCTCCAAGCACGACAAGGGCCAGCCGGCCCCTGCTGCGCCGGGGCCTGTAGCAACAGAGGAGCCGTTGTCCCCCAGGTCCGAGCCGGCGAAGGTCACTGAGCCCAAGGCCCCTCCCATCGAGCAAGGCAGAGCGGTGGATCACCCTGAGGAACTGAAGGTTCCTGATTCCGTGGATCATCACCTGGAGGGAGAAGGGAAGGCCAGCCCCATGGGAGGCCGCCGGTGTAGGATTCAGGTGATGGGCACCGGCCTCCTGGCTGAAATGAAGGCCAAGCAGGAGAAGAGGGCAGCTGGAGCCCACAAG ATGGTCAACTCCCCTGCCTGTGCCGAGAAGCCCACAGGCAGTGACCCAG GGCGCCCAGCTCCACCCGACAGCAGGCCGCTGGGGGTCCCTAAAGGAGAGACTGTGACGGGCCCCTCAGAGAGGCCCCCCATGAGCGACGGGAAGCCGGAGGCTGCACCCAGGAGCCGTAATCCTTCCTGTAACCTCTCCCCTGTCAGCCCCAAGCCCCCGCCACTGACTAGCAAGCCCTCCCTAATCAACAGGCCCTCTGTGCCTCAGAAACCTCGAACCAGCAGCAGCCGCAGCATAG ACGAACATCCCGAGACTACCAGTGGGAATGCGTGTCCAAAGGCGTCAGTGCTGCCGTACGGCCCAAAGAGGGCGCCCTCGGACAGTGAGAAGGAGTGCCCAAGCAGCCTTCCCTTGTCTGTTCTGGAAG CAGCAGAGCCCCTTGGAGATGGGAGCCCATTTGACTCTGACCCAGAAGCGGAGCGGCCTGCCGCCACTGTGAAGCTCGCGTCTCTGCGGCAGTGCTCCGCTAGTGCTGCCGAGGAAGTGGACGAGCAAGAGCGCAGGAAGTCCCTCCCCCGACACG AGCGACCAGCCTCCATAGCAGATGCTACTGTCCACCTGAGTGGGGGATCCCTCAGCACTGAGGATGGAGGCCCCAGGACCAAGGACAGAGACAAGAACCAAGCAAGCGAGTCTGCAGAAGCTGCGGAGGAGCCTGTGAAAGACAttttaacataa